The Tetrapisispora phaffii CBS 4417 chromosome 16, complete genome genomic sequence TAATTCGAGCCGTCTCTTAATGTTATAAAATCATTGTAAATTCTTGGTTGATAACTTTCTGTCACATAGTAATTAAATTCTTCTATCTGTATATCTTCTTCAGCTAGTTTTTCCTTTTCatacttttcaatatcatttaaaaattctttttcttctctttctgTAAAACCCCAAAGTACCACGACACCATATTCgaatataaaaacatcTGGTTGTTTATCACTTACATTAATTTCACCACCTTCATCATCAAATCGAATGAAATCTTCACGTTCATACCTTTTATCGCCTCTCGAATCAGTATATATGAATGGTGTATAAAGACACTCATCAAACAATTTGGGATGAGAACGAAATTGATGTTTGGAATCCTTTAGCCATCTGATAAGACCCCTCATATTATAACTACTTGCTGTGCAGAATGCCGTTACTCTCGGTAGTAAATGTCTATGGGCTTTCCCTAATTTTTCAGCATCCCTTCTTGCACTTTTATCCTTAATCCTATTTACTTGTGAATAAACTTCATTTTCTGGGAGATCAGGAAAATTATTATGATCTAAATCATAAGGTTCTTCAGGAAGTAATTTTAGTTTCTGAGTAGTACGTGAAGTTCTTTGTGCACCTGATCGTACATgcttatttttattaatttctgCATCGATTGGTAAGTTCAAGCTGTCTGCAACGTCATTCgaaacaaaatattcagGTTCTTTCATACCCTTCGGAACATATTTCGTCGATGCTTTACTAGTAGAGAGATTATGACCAGTATTGACTATTGCATTTGTTGAAGATCCagtttgaatattattttcctTGTTACCAATTAAAGGAGTTTGTTCTTGAGAGTCCTTACTTTGcataattttattgaagacCTCTGTCCtttttttgcttttgtGCTATCTGTAATATCgaactttatatatgtttaaCAGTAGGATGACCATTTACaaccaatattttttctttaaaaaaatacGATGCTTCGAATTGTCTATTACAAgcaaattgaaaatagcTTCTTAAATTATTCCTAAACAagttataataaaataactttAATTGTCCTATAAgagatatttttttatgtaaatatttaatataacaatactattattaccattattcGTTATTAACTATTATTGTTTagtattttaaatatttagaagGTTAAAAGAAGGGCTCTATTTAAATGTCAATGAGCTAAATCTTTAAAGGAATTAAAATGAAACAATTTGTGgaaattgtttaaattgaaaaatttaaaaataaaaaaaataatcacAACGaagttattttaaaatttgaaaagaaagaaagataGAAAACAATGAATTAATCTATAAAGTTAGTTGAATTCAAAAGACACAAGAACATTGGACTACGCTAATTGTATTCTTACAGATATCATTCCAAGATACCCAATAATAAAGACACGAATAAATATACGTGTACATTCCGATATTCTTTTGACAAAGTTAGAATTAATAGATTTAGCAGGAATCATGTCTGATTCTGAATTGAAGAGAAAGTTCGATGAGCTTAAAGAGGAAAATGATACTTTAGCACTTGGTATTCAAAGAACTAGGATGTCAATTAAAAGATTGAAACTAGAATATAGTGTATTATTAGAGAGACTTGAAGCTAGATTGGAAGTTGATCCGGAATTGAATTATGAAAACCCATTACCTACATTAGAATCGTTCaagaaagaattattagcTAAACCAATTAAGAAAGGCAAGAGTAAAACTCAAAAGGCTAAAGATAGAGATCCGAATTTACCTAAAAGACCTACCAAtgcatatttattattttgcGAAGTCACTAAAGAGAAAATAAGAGAAGCAGGTACCCAAGATGTAACTAAAGGATTAGCAGAAGCATGgaagaaattgaatgaGGAAGATAGAAAAccattttataaaatgtaTAATGATGATAGAGAAAGGTATAAGAAGGAGATGGATGAATATATGAAGAAACATAGTAATCATACGGGAGAAGAAGCTactttaataaaagatgaaCCAGATACAGATGGTGAAACATCGAGTACTAATGTGAAAATAGCAAGTAAAGAGAACATTGAACTTGATTTAGATGATGAcgaagatgaagaaattggtgaagaggaagaagaagaggaagaagaagaggagGAGGAAGAGGAGGAGGAAGATGACGACGGAGTCGACATCGAGGAAGATGACAATAGCAATGATAACGAACTCGAAGAagacaaaaagaaaacagaCAAATCCAGATAGAGTGTGAGTGAAACTCAAAAGATTGACAAAACACTTAATCAAAGcaaaatcaaatcaaaaatattccaTTATTAACGAACCTACAACATTCACCTTTATTGActcatttatataattataaataatagaCCTTCATAATAAAAATCTTCCCCATTCAGAAAACGAAAAGATCGAAACCCTTAAgctatttatataatttccAATTTCCAATTTCCAATATCAACTTTTCTGTTGGATATACAACATATAAAAAGTGGAGATAACACattttttgttgaattaatataaatcaaCGGTCattcatttttcatatttgtGACGCGACTGATAATCTAATTGATTTCCCCACTCCCTTTCCGCCAAGATTGGAAGAAtcagaaaaatataatggCGCTTgtctattttatttatccGCCGGActaaatcaattttattattgagAAGTAAGAGACGGACACAAATGTTTTATAGTAAAGGGTAAAAAAGGGTCattcattttataaatatgatTAGCCGCTGAAGGGTCtaatcttttaaatctatctatgtatatatatacatagaTAGATATAGATATAGATATGCTTGGAATAGATattatgtattttattagtttctttattaCACAACTCTAAAATATACAGGAGTGTGAAAGGCGATTAATAATGTCACAAATTAATGatgttgataataataatgatttattacAAAGATTACCAATACCGAATTTGAATGATACTTTAAATAGGtattataaaagaattgaacCATTGCAAGAtgataaacaaaataaactttcattcaaaaaaata encodes the following:
- the RMD1 gene encoding Rmd1p (similar to Saccharomyces cerevisiae RMD1 (YDL001W); ancestral locus Anc_3.209) → MQSKDSQEQTPLIGNKENNIQTGSSTNAIVNTGHNLSTSKASTKYVPKGMKEPEYFVSNDVADSLNLPIDAEINKNKHVRSGAQRTSRTTQKLKLLPEEPYDLDHNNFPDLPENEVYSQVNRIKDKSARRDAEKLGKAHRHLLPRVTAFCTASSYNMRGLIRWLKDSKHQFRSHPKLFDECLYTPFIYTDSRGDKRYEREDFIRFDDEGGEINVSDKQPDVFIFEYGVVVLWGFTEREEKEFLNDIEKYEKEKLAEEDIQIEEFNYYVTESYQPRIYNDFITLRDGSNYMTKLSISHALSQSVKISLFEELLDNTIEDTQDIPQEIASSGKVSMSKEDIMKSIGELFILRININLHGSILDSPEIMWSEPQLEPIYQATRGYLEINQRVALLNQRLEVVSDLLQMLKEQLGHTQEEYLEFIVIVLVGVEVLLSVINISVDLFAYSN
- the NHP10 gene encoding Nhp10p (similar to Saccharomyces cerevisiae NHP10 (YDL002C); ancestral locus Anc_3.210) produces the protein MSDSELKRKFDELKEENDTLALGIQRTRMSIKRLKLEYSVLLERLEARLEVDPELNYENPLPTLESFKKELLAKPIKKGKSKTQKAKDRDPNLPKRPTNAYLLFCEVTKEKIREAGTQDVTKGLAEAWKKLNEEDRKPFYKMYNDDRERYKKEMDEYMKKHSNHTGEEATLIKDEPDTDGETSSTNVKIASKENIELDLDDDEDEEIGEEEEEEEEEEEEEEEEEDDDGVDIEEDDNSNDNELEEDKKKTDKSR